In the genome of Cryptomeria japonica chromosome 8, Sugi_1.0, whole genome shotgun sequence, one region contains:
- the LOC131057973 gene encoding transcriptional regulator TAC1-like, which translates to MPFHQIENEEVQQNGEQANEAAGHMEQVASGPSGQNCYECMFCKRGFSRAEALGGHMNIHRRHRALPMLSSLVVCDRGPRSSSPLPSLSSPAPYDQAASFSLVSNLWAGHSSEEYIREKTCDRVQFYSYSESFDENPQMNAKGKEMGSSEDDEEVDLELRLGQSPAKKLRLNLPYLEIL; encoded by the coding sequence ATGCCTTTTCACCAGATTGAAAATGAAGAAGTACAGCAGAATGGAGAGCAGGCTAACGAAGCCGCAGGTCACATGGAGCAAGTGGCATCGGGACCGTCGGGACAAAATTGCTACGAATGCATGTTTTGCAAACGAGGATTCAGCCGTGCGGAGGCGCTTGGCGGTCATATGAACATCCACCGCCGGCACCGGGCTCTTCCGATGCTATCTTCATTAGTAGTATGTGACCGGGGGCCTCGCTCTTCCTCTCCTTTGCCTTCTTTATCTTCACCGGCTCCATATGACCAGGCCGCTTCCTTTTCATTAGTCTCCAATTTGTGGGCAGGACACAGTAGTGAAGAATATATTCGGGAGAAGACTTGCGATAGAGTTCAATTCTATTCTTACAGTGAATCCTTTGATGAAAACCCGCAAATGAATGCTAAAGGTAAGGAGATGGGTTCTTCAGAGGATGATGAGGAAGTCGACTTAGAACTTCGACTGGGACAAAGCCCTGCTAAGAAATTGAGACTTAATTTACCATATCTCGAAATTCTTTGA